A single region of the Pirellulales bacterium genome encodes:
- a CDS encoding HEAT repeat domain-containing protein, with product MQPVDARKHAVGGYRTWFKARALLPPLSLAWAWWLSLSLLPYVQQACAQTKSDLNENSKSAAKADLKADSQQQEMKWIWSPAQPVEKKVPPGACYFRKSFPLGQPESAEVQISCDNAYELYVNGRQVAEGDNWRVMKSHDITKFLVAGHNTVAIKATVKVEGTAGLVARVLVKDIGGTYVAYNTDDTWRTSLQEFPQWTKHSYDDSQWLPARVIGPLGPTRPWLDDVQMAGGAPAGRFETLPEFRVETVLSPEDTGSLLTMTFDEFGDILASKEGSGILLFHEINHSGKFEKPVVYADQITNCQGLLALNGQVFAVGKGPVGLGLYRLSDSNGDRRADKVDTLLKFTGDSVEHGPHGVALGLDGLLYVMLGNHTQVDKQIDATSPLHDFYEGDLLPKYEDPHGYAAGIKAPGGTIVRTDINGSFAELFAGGFRNCYSLAFNRTGELFTADSDMEWDEGLPWYRPTRSLHVTPGGEFGSRSGWSVWPDYYFDGLPTMTDTGRGSPTGMVVYDHMTFPRRYHGALFVGDWSRGRILAIYPRSKDGTYQTDMETFAAGKPLNVTGLDVGPDGGLYFCTGGRATEGGVYRIVWRGKVPVEATALGQGIEQALRQPQLNSAYARQKIALLKQQLGATWDEQLSTIAENPSTTSLERCRALDLMHLFGPFPSGAQLARLSSDSDAAIRAKAAFLMGLHSDADTQLKLIQLLHDRDPVVQRMACEALVRAGQKPKYEELAPLLGSSHRYIAYAATRLLETLPVEEYRTAVLSTENTRTFLQGALAMLMMDPSHDHCVAILHRCESIMAGFVNDPDFLDMLRVMQLSLLRGNLQPGDVPELPETIAKEYPTRNAIMNRELVRLVVFLQGKPAASRMLEQLSADIPAADKLQVALYARFMPAWSTLQKLQLMKFYETARTLPGGHSFEGYIDNVSRDFFATFTPEERSMVLADGAKWPSSALAMLAKLPEDVPAESIAQIISLDKQMVGVEAEAAHKLGIGIVAVLGRSHDPQASAYLREIYEKYPERRGQVAMALTQNPNRDNWPLLVESLPVVEGAFAQQVLITLALIDQTPDKAEPYRQVILSGLKLGENGGLNAVKVLEKWSGKQVSQPDDKWDVALAAWQKWFAETYPNEPEAKLPVESAENKWTYEELYAYLTGPDGSHGDVELGGKVFAKAQCINCHRFGQRGDGVGPDLTTVSRRFQKKEILESILFPSQVISDQYASKTILTTDGRSVTGLAAKQDDGSMVVLQSNCQKVTIAAADIDQILPCKISVMPEGLLNTLSLDDIANLFAFLNHAPGDSLTSRGAGTVGDKR from the coding sequence ATGCAACCAGTTGATGCACGGAAGCATGCTGTTGGCGGATATCGGACGTGGTTCAAAGCTAGGGCGCTGTTGCCGCCATTGTCGTTGGCCTGGGCATGGTGGTTGAGCCTGTCGCTCCTGCCATACGTGCAACAAGCTTGCGCGCAGACCAAAAGTGATCTTAACGAGAATTCAAAATCTGCTGCCAAAGCCGATTTGAAAGCCGACTCTCAGCAGCAAGAAATGAAATGGATTTGGTCACCGGCCCAGCCCGTCGAAAAGAAAGTGCCGCCTGGGGCGTGCTACTTCCGCAAGTCGTTTCCGTTGGGGCAGCCCGAAAGCGCCGAAGTGCAAATCTCCTGCGATAACGCCTACGAGCTGTATGTCAACGGGCGCCAAGTAGCCGAGGGAGACAACTGGCGAGTGATGAAATCGCATGACATTACCAAATTCCTTGTCGCAGGCCACAACACCGTGGCGATTAAAGCGACTGTCAAGGTGGAAGGCACTGCCGGCTTAGTGGCGCGCGTATTGGTAAAGGATATTGGGGGCACGTATGTGGCCTACAACACCGACGACACTTGGCGCACCAGTCTGCAGGAATTTCCGCAATGGACGAAACATTCCTACGACGACAGCCAATGGCTTCCGGCCCGCGTGATTGGACCCTTGGGCCCCACGCGGCCGTGGCTGGACGATGTGCAAATGGCTGGCGGCGCTCCGGCCGGCCGGTTCGAAACGCTACCGGAATTTCGCGTCGAAACCGTGCTGTCGCCGGAGGATACCGGTTCGCTGCTCACCATGACCTTCGATGAATTCGGCGATATTTTGGCCTCCAAAGAAGGCTCTGGAATTCTGCTATTCCACGAAATCAACCATAGCGGCAAGTTCGAAAAGCCCGTGGTATATGCCGATCAGATCACCAATTGCCAGGGATTGCTGGCGCTCAACGGACAAGTGTTCGCCGTGGGCAAAGGACCCGTCGGCCTGGGCCTGTATCGGCTGAGCGACTCCAACGGCGACCGCCGCGCCGATAAAGTCGACACGTTATTGAAGTTCACCGGCGATTCGGTCGAGCATGGTCCGCACGGTGTGGCGCTGGGGCTCGACGGGTTGTTGTACGTCATGCTGGGCAATCACACGCAAGTCGACAAGCAGATTGATGCCACGAGTCCGCTGCACGATTTCTACGAGGGCGATTTGCTTCCCAAATACGAAGATCCGCACGGTTACGCGGCCGGCATTAAGGCGCCTGGCGGCACCATTGTTCGAACCGACATTAACGGCAGCTTTGCGGAACTGTTTGCGGGCGGTTTCCGGAATTGCTACAGCCTGGCCTTTAATCGCACGGGCGAATTGTTCACGGCCGATTCCGACATGGAGTGGGACGAAGGCCTCCCGTGGTATCGGCCAACGCGCAGCTTGCACGTCACGCCCGGCGGCGAGTTTGGCTCGCGTAGCGGCTGGAGCGTGTGGCCCGATTACTATTTCGACGGCCTGCCTACGATGACCGATACCGGCCGCGGCTCGCCAACGGGCATGGTGGTGTACGATCACATGACGTTCCCGCGCCGCTATCACGGCGCTTTGTTTGTGGGCGATTGGTCACGCGGTCGGATATTAGCGATTTACCCGCGGTCCAAAGACGGCACGTATCAAACCGATATGGAAACGTTTGCGGCCGGCAAGCCGCTGAACGTAACCGGCTTGGACGTCGGTCCTGACGGCGGGTTGTACTTTTGCACTGGCGGCCGCGCAACCGAAGGGGGCGTGTACCGCATTGTGTGGCGCGGCAAAGTTCCGGTCGAAGCCACTGCTTTAGGCCAAGGCATCGAGCAAGCCCTGCGTCAGCCGCAATTGAACAGCGCGTATGCCCGGCAGAAAATCGCGCTGCTGAAACAACAGTTGGGCGCCACGTGGGACGAGCAGCTTAGCACGATCGCCGAAAATCCCAGCACGACCAGCTTGGAAAGATGCCGGGCGTTGGATTTGATGCACTTGTTTGGGCCATTCCCTAGCGGAGCACAGTTAGCGCGACTTTCCAGCGATTCCGACGCGGCGATCCGGGCCAAGGCGGCCTTTTTGATGGGATTGCACTCCGACGCCGATACGCAGCTGAAGCTGATCCAGTTATTGCACGATCGCGATCCTGTGGTGCAGCGCATGGCTTGCGAAGCCCTGGTTCGAGCCGGGCAAAAGCCGAAGTACGAGGAACTGGCGCCGCTGCTAGGTAGTAGCCATCGGTATATTGCCTACGCTGCCACGCGGCTGCTGGAAACGCTTCCGGTCGAGGAGTATCGCACCGCCGTTCTCAGTACCGAGAACACGCGCACGTTTCTGCAGGGCGCGCTGGCTATGCTGATGATGGACCCTAGTCACGACCATTGCGTGGCCATTTTGCACCGCTGCGAAAGCATCATGGCGGGCTTCGTCAACGATCCGGATTTCCTCGACATGCTGCGCGTCATGCAGTTGTCGCTGTTGCGCGGGAATTTGCAGCCTGGCGACGTGCCAGAATTGCCGGAAACTATTGCCAAGGAATATCCGACTCGCAATGCCATAATGAATCGCGAGCTGGTACGGCTGGTCGTCTTTTTGCAAGGGAAGCCAGCCGCCTCGCGGATGCTGGAACAACTATCCGCTGACATTCCTGCTGCCGACAAGCTACAAGTGGCACTGTATGCGCGCTTTATGCCGGCTTGGTCCACATTGCAAAAATTGCAACTGATGAAGTTCTACGAAACCGCTCGGACGCTGCCCGGCGGACATAGTTTTGAAGGTTACATTGACAACGTCTCGCGCGACTTTTTTGCCACCTTCACCCCGGAGGAACGGTCGATGGTGCTGGCCGACGGCGCCAAATGGCCCAGTTCGGCACTGGCGATGCTGGCGAAACTGCCGGAAGACGTTCCGGCGGAATCCATCGCCCAAATCATCTCGCTGGACAAGCAAATGGTGGGCGTGGAAGCGGAGGCGGCGCACAAGTTGGGCATTGGCATCGTAGCGGTGTTGGGGCGTTCGCATGATCCCCAAGCCAGCGCCTACCTTCGCGAAATTTATGAGAAATATCCCGAACGCCGCGGCCAAGTTGCCATGGCCTTAACGCAAAATCCGAACCGCGACAACTGGCCGCTGTTGGTCGAATCGCTGCCGGTGGTGGAGGGTGCTTTCGCCCAGCAAGTGCTGATTACGCTGGCGCTCATCGATCAAACTCCCGACAAAGCGGAGCCGTACCGGCAAGTGATTCTGAGCGGGCTAAAGTTGGGCGAAAACGGCGGACTGAACGCCGTGAAGGTTCTGGAAAAATGGTCGGGCAAGCAAGTCAGCCAGCCCGACGACAAATGGGACGTGGCCTTGGCCGCATGGCAAAAATGGTTTGCCGAGACTTATCCCAACGAGCCCGAAGCCAAGCTTCCAGTTGAATCGGCCGAAAACAAATGGACCTACGAAGAATTGTACGCCTATCTGACCGGCCCGGACGGCTCGCACGGCGATGTGGAACTGGGGGGTAAAGTGTTCGCTAAAGCGCAGTGCATCAACTGTCATCGGTTTGGCCAGCGGGGCGACGGCGTTGGGCCCGATTTAACCACCGTCAGTCGACGCTTTCAGAAGAAGGAAATTTTGGAATCGATTTTGTTCCCTTCGCAAGTAATTTCCGATCAATACGCCAGCAAAACCATCCTCACGACCGATGGCCGCAGCGTTACCGGCTTAGCGGCGAAGCAGGACGATGGATCGATGGTTGTGCTGCAATCCAACTGCCAGAAAGTCACTATTGCTGCCGCCGACATTGACCAAATTCTGCCCTGCAAAATTTCCGTCATGCCCGAGGGCTTGCTCAACACCCTTTCGCTGGATGATATCGCCAATTTATTTGCCTTCTTAAATCACGCGCCCGGAGACAGCCTTACCAGCCGTGGCGCTGGCACCGTGGGCGACAAACGATAG
- a CDS encoding TlpA disulfide reductase family protein: protein MENETMLSNNNSPRLMLMNSSAKATTIYGRAILGLLIGGAMFLVGCNSHPSGEISNSPPKLSIGSDQGDNNPATQSGNQAPPNSSTASTGQADNPHAKLDPELEALINQVEDNVKAWQEGKAYDFAPVASKICQRLDAKLDEPNVQLSADAAQVFVMAGEYDSARSVYTALEKAAKDVQPSPLAQMALEIAHGGLTRLNLLNTAPTIKGTVLGGEKFDWNQYRGKVVLIDFWATWCPHCVEELPDVKQVYDKYHDQGFDVVGISLDDDKQKLTDFLTQKKLPWVTLFDDDPAKQGWDGAAMTKPFAIEALPTMLLIDRAGKIVSISARGEELPQQVEKLLAEKR, encoded by the coding sequence ATGGAGAACGAAACAATGCTGTCAAATAACAATTCACCGCGGCTGATGCTTATGAACTCGTCGGCCAAAGCTACCACCATTTACGGTCGGGCGATTTTGGGATTACTCATCGGCGGCGCGATGTTTTTAGTGGGTTGCAACAGCCATCCATCGGGCGAAATTTCCAACTCGCCTCCCAAATTGAGCATCGGGTCAGATCAGGGTGATAATAATCCCGCGACGCAAAGCGGTAATCAAGCGCCACCAAATAGTTCCACCGCTTCCACAGGCCAGGCGGACAACCCCCATGCCAAGCTCGATCCTGAACTCGAAGCGTTGATTAATCAAGTGGAAGACAACGTGAAGGCTTGGCAGGAAGGCAAGGCGTATGATTTCGCGCCGGTGGCCTCAAAAATTTGCCAGCGGTTGGATGCGAAGTTGGACGAACCGAATGTTCAACTGTCCGCCGACGCAGCGCAGGTGTTTGTGATGGCCGGCGAGTATGATTCGGCTCGATCGGTTTACACGGCCTTGGAAAAAGCGGCTAAAGACGTGCAGCCCAGTCCGTTAGCCCAAATGGCGCTGGAAATTGCACACGGCGGACTCACGCGGTTGAATTTGCTGAACACGGCGCCTACGATTAAAGGCACCGTGCTAGGCGGCGAGAAATTCGATTGGAATCAATATCGGGGCAAAGTGGTGCTCATCGATTTTTGGGCCACCTGGTGTCCCCACTGCGTGGAGGAACTCCCCGACGTGAAACAAGTGTACGACAAATATCACGATCAAGGTTTCGACGTCGTCGGCATTAGCTTGGACGACGACAAACAAAAACTGACCGACTTTCTGACGCAAAAGAAGCTCCCCTGGGTCACGCTGTTCGACGACGATCCGGCCAAGCAAGGCTGGGATGGGGCGGCCATGACCAAACCGTTTGCCATCGAGGCCCTGCCAACCATGCTACTGATCGATCGGGCCGGAAAAATCGTTTCTATTTCCGCCCGCGGCGAGGAACTGCCGCAGCAGGTGGAAAAACTGCTAGCGGAAAAACGGTGA
- a CDS encoding rhomboid family intramembrane serine protease, whose translation MGLYDRDYYREDRPGIRLAAAANWSAVATLIAINVAVEVVGFFLPTNPITGNWITQHLGLQPDLFQHPWDFYQLLTYGFVHDPSSIFHLLFNMIGLFVFGAEVETVYGKREFYKLYLSLIILSGLFYAVITSATHSEHPVVGASGAIMGVAVIFACHFPRRTLILFPIPIPVPAAVFVGAYILIDLLGTQSHESTVAHWAHLGGAAFGFLYYRTGWSLFRLWPRGWSTGSFSLPRRGPKLRVHSEPDEVEAPPDDYLTTGRIQQRVDQLLEKISTSGESSLTAEERQFLADASRRYQQQRRR comes from the coding sequence ATGGGTCTCTACGACCGCGATTATTACCGTGAAGATCGCCCCGGCATCCGTCTGGCCGCCGCCGCCAACTGGTCGGCCGTGGCCACGCTGATTGCCATTAACGTGGCGGTCGAAGTCGTAGGCTTCTTTCTGCCCACGAATCCAATTACAGGAAACTGGATCACACAACATTTAGGGCTCCAGCCCGATTTATTCCAGCATCCCTGGGATTTCTACCAGCTGCTCACCTATGGATTCGTGCACGATCCGTCCAGCATTTTTCACTTGCTATTCAACATGATTGGCTTGTTTGTGTTTGGCGCAGAGGTGGAAACGGTTTACGGCAAGCGCGAGTTTTACAAGCTGTATCTGAGCCTGATTATCCTGTCCGGTTTGTTCTATGCGGTCATTACATCTGCCACACATTCCGAACATCCTGTCGTCGGCGCTTCCGGCGCCATTATGGGTGTGGCGGTAATTTTTGCGTGCCATTTTCCTCGCCGAACGCTCATACTGTTTCCTATTCCCATTCCTGTTCCGGCTGCGGTGTTCGTCGGCGCGTACATTCTTATCGATTTGCTCGGCACTCAAAGCCACGAAAGCACGGTCGCCCACTGGGCGCATTTGGGTGGGGCGGCGTTTGGCTTTTTGTACTACCGCACCGGCTGGAGTTTGTTCCGGTTATGGCCGCGGGGTTGGTCAACGGGGTCGTTTAGCTTACCGCGGCGGGGGCCGAAATTGCGTGTCCATTCCGAACCCGATGAAGTCGAAGCACCTCCTGACGATTATCTCACGACCGGCCGCATTCAGCAGCGTGTCGACCAACTGCTGGAAAAAATCAGCACTAGCGGCGAAAGCAGCCTGACGGCCGAAGAACGCCAATTCCTCGCCGACGCCAGCCGGCGGTATCAGCAGCAGCGGCGACGGTAA